In one window of Henckelia pumila isolate YLH828 chromosome 1, ASM3356847v2, whole genome shotgun sequence DNA:
- the LOC140892025 gene encoding uncharacterized protein isoform X2, whose amino-acid sequence MFPLFSQTKMGLAIVDVYRLILSKKEQEQITVKETTSIMSWEYETLRNSMLGFIGGATVTMLGASVVCTLWNFGRSLESWTDRFLSMEGSRIQIELANIMLKKYGNDPWVLRRLSTHFYLEEFYEDSSVDRPKTRWQSRYFYGDPTTHFQNTSYDKTNTDLSKKDNKKSTVDSEEVYLYAAADASQNPFDFVFGLAGSAENIPPPKTSRTSSGRSSLRESRARRRRRRRHQEDSDF is encoded by the exons ATGTTTCCTCTTTTCAGCCAAACGAAAATGGGTTTAGCTATTGTCGATGTTTACAGACTGATTCTCTCAAAAAAG GAGCAGGAGCAAATAACAGTTAAAGAAACAACTTCAATTATGTCTTGGGAATATGAGACTCTGAGAAACTCGATGCTTGGTTTTATCGGTGGTGCTACTGTTACCATGCTAG GGGCTTCTGTTGTTTGCACCTTGTGGAACTTTGGTAGGTCTCTTGAATCATGGACTGACCGTTTTCTTTCGATGGAAGGTAGTCGGATACAGATAGAGTTGGCAAACAT AATGCTGAAGAAGTATGGCAATGATCCGTGGGTACTTCGACGTCTCTCGACGCATTTTTACTTGGAAGAATTTTATGAAGATTCATCAGTAGACAGGCCGAAAACCAGGTGGCAGAGTCGATACTTTTATGGAGATCCCACTACTCATTTTCAGAATACATCATATGATAAGACAAACACTGATTTGAGCAAGAAAGATAACAAGAAGTCCACCGTAGACTCTGAGGAAGTTTAT TTGTACGCTGCCGCTGATGCTTCGCAGAATCCGTTTGATTTTGTATTTGGGCTCGCCGGAAGTGCAGAAAACATCCCTCCTCCCAAAACGTCGAGGACATCATCTGGAAGATCGAGTCTCAGAGAAAGTCGCGCTCGTCGCAGGCGCCGAAGGCGTCATCAAGAAGATTCAGATTTTTGA
- the LOC140892025 gene encoding uncharacterized protein isoform X1 encodes MFPLFSQTKMGLAIVDVYRLILSKKEQEQITVKETTSIMSWEYETLRNSMLGFIGGATVTMLVTPRRLNILTRANLSLGASVVCTLWNFGRSLESWTDRFLSMEGSRIQIELANIMLKKYGNDPWVLRRLSTHFYLEEFYEDSSVDRPKTRWQSRYFYGDPTTHFQNTSYDKTNTDLSKKDNKKSTVDSEEVYLYAAADASQNPFDFVFGLAGSAENIPPPKTSRTSSGRSSLRESRARRRRRRRHQEDSDF; translated from the exons ATGTTTCCTCTTTTCAGCCAAACGAAAATGGGTTTAGCTATTGTCGATGTTTACAGACTGATTCTCTCAAAAAAG GAGCAGGAGCAAATAACAGTTAAAGAAACAACTTCAATTATGTCTTGGGAATATGAGACTCTGAGAAACTCGATGCTTGGTTTTATCGGTGGTGCTACTGTTACCATGCTAG TTACCCCGAGGAGGCTAAATATTTTAACCCGTGCTAACCTTTCACTTG GGGCTTCTGTTGTTTGCACCTTGTGGAACTTTGGTAGGTCTCTTGAATCATGGACTGACCGTTTTCTTTCGATGGAAGGTAGTCGGATACAGATAGAGTTGGCAAACAT AATGCTGAAGAAGTATGGCAATGATCCGTGGGTACTTCGACGTCTCTCGACGCATTTTTACTTGGAAGAATTTTATGAAGATTCATCAGTAGACAGGCCGAAAACCAGGTGGCAGAGTCGATACTTTTATGGAGATCCCACTACTCATTTTCAGAATACATCATATGATAAGACAAACACTGATTTGAGCAAGAAAGATAACAAGAAGTCCACCGTAGACTCTGAGGAAGTTTAT TTGTACGCTGCCGCTGATGCTTCGCAGAATCCGTTTGATTTTGTATTTGGGCTCGCCGGAAGTGCAGAAAACATCCCTCCTCCCAAAACGTCGAGGACATCATCTGGAAGATCGAGTCTCAGAGAAAGTCGCGCTCGTCGCAGGCGCCGAAGGCGTCATCAAGAAGATTCAGATTTTTGA
- the LOC140892025 gene encoding uncharacterized protein isoform X3: MDIGSPRLLMCMLGIILFSLLFPVTPRRLNILTRANLSLGASVVCTLWNFGRSLESWTDRFLSMEGSRIQIELANIMLKKYGNDPWVLRRLSTHFYLEEFYEDSSVDRPKTRWQSRYFYGDPTTHFQNTSYDKTNTDLSKKDNKKSTVDSEEVYLYAAADASQNPFDFVFGLAGSAENIPPPKTSRTSSGRSSLRESRARRRRRRRHQEDSDF, encoded by the exons ATGGACATTGGAAGCCCAAGATTGTTAATGTGTATGTTAGGAATCATATTGTTTTCTTTATTGTTTCCAGTTACCCCGAGGAGGCTAAATATTTTAACCCGTGCTAACCTTTCACTTG GGGCTTCTGTTGTTTGCACCTTGTGGAACTTTGGTAGGTCTCTTGAATCATGGACTGACCGTTTTCTTTCGATGGAAGGTAGTCGGATACAGATAGAGTTGGCAAACAT AATGCTGAAGAAGTATGGCAATGATCCGTGGGTACTTCGACGTCTCTCGACGCATTTTTACTTGGAAGAATTTTATGAAGATTCATCAGTAGACAGGCCGAAAACCAGGTGGCAGAGTCGATACTTTTATGGAGATCCCACTACTCATTTTCAGAATACATCATATGATAAGACAAACACTGATTTGAGCAAGAAAGATAACAAGAAGTCCACCGTAGACTCTGAGGAAGTTTAT TTGTACGCTGCCGCTGATGCTTCGCAGAATCCGTTTGATTTTGTATTTGGGCTCGCCGGAAGTGCAGAAAACATCCCTCCTCCCAAAACGTCGAGGACATCATCTGGAAGATCGAGTCTCAGAGAAAGTCGCGCTCGTCGCAGGCGCCGAAGGCGTCATCAAGAAGATTCAGATTTTTGA
- the LOC140874320 gene encoding uncharacterized protein has translation MRVHPMTTKINVAIRDDEGRDFNPMEGNVQKKLKKLPHVFSKVLELPFRSDADVVVEEGDDFFRFVVEIEVDGHDVSAGDVRAHAVEIHPGVIKIVVRNNIGSRMSDVELSLNKLEVDTWRYRLPPSSLPEMATAMFVDGALIVTVPKGGGRREFLDGIDGWGSGNLVLVQ, from the coding sequence ATGAGGGTCCACCCCATGACAACCAAGATAAACGTCGCTATCCGAGACGACGAAGGACGCGATTTCAACCCGATGGAAGGCAATGTCCAGAAAAAGCTAAAGAAACTCCCTCATGTTTTCAGCAAAGTCCTGGAGCTTCCCTTCAGGTCGGATGCTGATGTGGTGGTGGAAGAGGGGGACGATTTCTTCCGATTCGTCGTGGAAATCGAGGTCGACGGCCATGACGTCAGCGCAGGCGATGTCAGGGCTCATGCAGTGGAGATTCATCCGGGGGTGATCAAGATCGTGGTTAGAAACAACATTGGGTCGAGGATGAGTGACGTGGAGCTGTCGTTGAACAAGTTGGAGGTGGACACGTGGCGGTATCGATTGCCACCCTCGAGCCTCCCGGAGATGGCCACCGCGATGTTCGTGGATGGCGCGTTGATCGTCACCGTGCCGAAAGGCGGAGGGAGGAGGGAGTTTTTGGATGGGATTGATGGTTGGGGAAGTGGCAATCTCGTTCTTGTACAGTAA